A stretch of the Mycobacterium shigaense genome encodes the following:
- a CDS encoding sodium-dependent bicarbonate transport family permease: MLHEFWDNFTHNLFKPLLLFFYFGFLIPILKVRFEFPYVIYQGLTMYLLIAIGWQGGEELAKIKPEDIDNIAGFTLLGFVLNFVIGIGAYFLLKYMTKMRQVDRATVAGYYGSDSAGTYATCVAFLVGVHIAFNAYMPVLLAFMEIPGCLVALYLVARLRHRGLSEAGYMPDEPGYVPAKAGVGPGTAARPRHGRSLEATDEHGVEQELELSMEKLEHPNWEPDQSPALGKARRMPFFSRALLQEVFLNPGLVLLVGGIVVGFISALQGQKVVHDQNSLFVSAFQGVLCLFLLEMGMTASRKLRDLRTAGRGFILFGLLAPNVFAVLGILLAHAYSNLSDTHFEPGTYVLFAMLCASASYITVPAVQRLAIPEASPTLPLAAALGLTFSYTVTIGIPLYIEIARLIEHWYPGF; the protein is encoded by the coding sequence ATGCTTCACGAGTTCTGGGACAACTTCACGCACAATCTATTCAAGCCGCTATTGCTGTTCTTCTACTTCGGATTCCTGATCCCGATCTTGAAGGTGCGGTTCGAGTTTCCCTATGTGATCTATCAGGGCCTGACCATGTACCTGTTGATCGCCATCGGTTGGCAGGGCGGCGAAGAGCTGGCCAAGATCAAGCCCGAGGACATCGACAACATCGCCGGCTTCACCCTCCTGGGCTTTGTCCTGAATTTCGTCATCGGCATCGGCGCGTACTTCCTGTTGAAGTACATGACCAAGATGCGTCAGGTTGATAGAGCGACCGTCGCGGGTTATTACGGCTCCGATTCGGCGGGAACCTACGCCACCTGCGTGGCATTTCTGGTCGGTGTGCACATCGCCTTCAACGCCTACATGCCAGTCCTGTTGGCGTTCATGGAAATTCCCGGGTGCCTGGTGGCGCTGTACCTGGTCGCAAGACTACGGCACCGAGGCCTCAGCGAAGCCGGCTACATGCCGGACGAGCCTGGCTACGTCCCGGCCAAGGCCGGCGTCGGTCCCGGCACCGCCGCCCGCCCCCGCCACGGCCGGAGCCTCGAGGCCACCGACGAGCACGGTGTCGAGCAGGAATTAGAACTCTCGATGGAAAAGCTCGAGCACCCGAACTGGGAGCCCGACCAAAGCCCGGCGCTTGGGAAGGCCCGGAGGATGCCGTTCTTCTCCCGTGCTCTGCTGCAGGAAGTGTTTCTCAATCCCGGGCTGGTCCTCCTCGTGGGCGGCATAGTCGTCGGCTTCATCAGCGCATTGCAGGGACAGAAAGTCGTCCACGACCAGAACAGTTTGTTTGTTTCGGCGTTCCAGGGTGTGCTCTGCCTCTTCCTGCTCGAGATGGGGATGACGGCGTCGCGCAAGTTGCGGGATCTCAGGACCGCCGGGCGCGGTTTCATCCTATTCGGCCTGCTGGCTCCGAACGTCTTTGCAGTGCTGGGTATTCTGCTCGCTCACGCCTATTCCAACCTCAGCGATACGCACTTCGAGCCGGGCACCTACGTGCTGTTCGCGATGCTGTGCGCCTCCGCGTCGTACATCACCGTTCCGGCCGTGCAACGACTGGCGATTCCGGAGGCGAGCCCGACGTTGCCATTGGCCGCAGCGCTGGGCCTGACGTTCTCCTACACCGTCACCATCGGAATCCCGCTGTATATCGAGATCGCCCGCCTGATCGAGCATTGGTACCCGGGCTTCTGA
- a CDS encoding sirohydrochlorin chelatase — MRAARVVTATLVLTAHGSRDPRSAANARAVAAAVSRLRPGLDVRLAFLDHSSPTLIDVLTSLDGPAVVTPLLLANAYHARVDIPRQIASCAVAQHVWQAPVLGEDDRLVSVLRRRVTELGVSQLDESLGVLVVAIGTSDLAVNARTGRVAPKLLSGTSWAGASTAFASHSERSLADALGRLRRQGARRAVIAPWFLAPGLLPDRVRAYAQQAGIPMARPLGSHELVAATVLDRFDQASAERLAA, encoded by the coding sequence ATGCGGGCTGCACGCGTCGTGACCGCCACCCTCGTGCTGACCGCACACGGAAGCAGGGATCCGCGGTCGGCGGCCAACGCGCGGGCCGTCGCCGCGGCGGTGTCGCGGCTGCGGCCGGGTCTCGATGTGCGACTGGCGTTTCTGGACCACAGTTCACCGACCCTGATCGACGTGCTGACGTCCCTGGACGGCCCAGCGGTGGTGACCCCTCTGCTGCTGGCCAACGCCTACCACGCTCGCGTCGACATTCCCCGCCAGATCGCGAGTTGTGCCGTCGCGCAACATGTTTGGCAGGCGCCCGTGCTCGGCGAGGACGACCGGTTGGTGTCGGTGCTGCGCCGGCGCGTGACGGAGCTGGGCGTGTCGCAGCTCGACGAAAGCCTGGGCGTGCTGGTGGTGGCGATCGGCACCTCAGATTTGGCGGTGAATGCGCGCACGGGCCGGGTCGCACCAAAGCTGTTGTCCGGCACCTCCTGGGCGGGCGCGAGCACCGCGTTCGCCTCCCATTCCGAACGCTCGCTGGCCGACGCCCTGGGCCGGTTGCGCCGCCAGGGCGCGCGGCGGGCGGTCATCGCGCCCTGGTTCCTGGCGCCGGGGCTGCTGCCCGACCGCGTCCGCGCCTATGCGCAACAGGCCGGCATCCCGATGGCGCGGCCGTTGGGATCCCACGAACTGGTGGCCGCGACGGTGCTGGATCGTTTCGATCAGGCGTCGGCGGAGCGACTCGCCGCCTGA
- a CDS encoding sulfate/molybdate ABC transporter ATP-binding protein codes for MTATDTDHAIVVRDANKRYGDFVALDHVDFVVPTGSLTALLGPSGSGKSTLLRTIAGLDHPDTGTVTIGGVDVTRVPPQRRGIGFVFQHYAAFKHLTVRDNIAYGLKIRKRPKAEINEKVNQLLEVVGLSGFQSRYPNQLSGGQRQRMALARALAVDPQVLLLDEPFGALDAKVREDLRTWLRRLHDEVHVTTVLVTHDQSEALDVADRIAVLNKGRIEQVGSPTEVYDAPTNPFVMSFLGAVSTLNGALVRPHDIRVGRNPDMAVAGGDGTAESVGVVRATVQRVVALGFEVRVELTNAATGGAFTAQITRGDAEALALCDGDTVYVRATRVPPIANGEAVAGEGHSTLTSA; via the coding sequence ATGACGGCCACCGATACCGACCACGCCATCGTCGTGCGTGACGCCAACAAGCGCTACGGCGATTTCGTCGCGCTGGACCACGTGGACTTCGTCGTGCCCACCGGTTCGCTGACGGCATTGCTGGGGCCCAGCGGCTCGGGGAAGTCAACGCTGCTGCGCACCATCGCCGGCCTCGACCACCCGGACACCGGGACGGTGACGATCGGCGGTGTGGATGTGACCCGGGTGCCGCCGCAGCGCCGCGGCATCGGATTCGTGTTCCAGCATTACGCCGCGTTCAAGCATCTGACGGTGCGCGACAACATCGCCTACGGGCTCAAGATCCGCAAGCGGCCCAAGGCCGAAATCAACGAGAAGGTCAACCAGCTGCTGGAGGTGGTGGGGCTCAGCGGCTTTCAGTCCCGCTATCCCAATCAGCTCTCGGGCGGTCAGCGTCAGCGCATGGCGCTGGCCCGGGCGCTGGCGGTCGACCCCCAGGTGTTGCTGCTCGACGAGCCGTTCGGCGCGCTGGACGCCAAGGTGCGCGAAGATCTGCGGACCTGGCTGCGGCGCCTGCACGACGAGGTGCACGTGACTACCGTGCTGGTGACGCACGACCAATCCGAGGCGCTGGATGTGGCCGACCGCATCGCCGTACTCAACAAGGGCCGCATCGAACAGGTCGGGTCACCGACCGAGGTGTACGACGCCCCGACCAACCCGTTTGTGATGTCGTTCCTTGGGGCGGTGTCGACGCTGAACGGTGCCCTGGTTCGCCCGCACGACATCCGGGTCGGCCGCAACCCGGACATGGCGGTCGCCGGCGGGGACGGCACTGCGGAATCCGTCGGCGTCGTGCGCGCCACCGTCCAGCGGGTGGTGGCGCTCGGCTTCGAGGTGCGCGTGGAGTTGACCAACGCGGCCACCGGCGGCGCGTTCACCGCCCAGATCACCCGGGGCGACGCGGAGGCCCTGGCGCTGTGCGATGGCGACACCGTGTATGTGCGGGCGACCCGTGTTCCGCCGATCGCCAACGGCGAGGCCGTCGCGGGCGAGGGTCACAGCACGCTGACCTCGGCGTGA
- the hemW gene encoding radical SAM family heme chaperone HemW, which yields MAVREAPVHLPGIEPNPGHPFGLYVHVPFCVTRCGYCDFNTYTPAELGGVNPDAWLQALGTELELAAARLDGPTVDTVFLGGGTPSLLGGERLATLLNTVREHFALATDAEITTEANPESTWPEFFDAIRGAGYTRVSLGMQSVAPRVLATLDRVHSPGRSAAAAREAIAAGFEHVSLDLIYGTPGETDDDLLRSVDAAVESGVDHLSAYALVVEEGTALARRVRQGELSPPDDDVLAHRYELLDARLSDAQLRWYEVSNWSRPGGACRHNLGYWSGGQWWGAGPGAHGYVGSTRWWNIKHPNAYAQKLAEFTLPVADFEQLDVDTLHTEEVLLKIRLREGLSLSCLDSAERERAETVVSDGLLVPDGDRLVLTLRGRLLADAVVRTILG from the coding sequence ATGGCCGTTCGCGAGGCGCCGGTGCATCTGCCCGGCATTGAACCGAATCCTGGGCACCCGTTCGGCCTCTACGTCCACGTCCCGTTTTGCGTAACACGCTGCGGATACTGCGATTTCAACACCTACACCCCGGCCGAGCTGGGGGGTGTCAATCCGGACGCGTGGCTGCAGGCGTTGGGTACCGAGCTGGAGCTGGCGGCGGCGCGGCTGGATGGGCCCACGGTGGATACCGTCTTCCTCGGCGGGGGCACGCCGTCGCTGCTCGGCGGCGAGCGCCTGGCGACGCTGCTGAATACGGTGCGCGAGCACTTCGCGCTGGCGACTGACGCCGAGATCACCACCGAGGCGAACCCCGAATCGACCTGGCCGGAATTCTTCGACGCCATCCGGGGCGCCGGCTACACCCGGGTCTCGCTCGGCATGCAGTCGGTGGCGCCGCGGGTGCTGGCCACGCTGGATCGCGTGCATTCGCCGGGTCGGTCGGCGGCCGCGGCGCGCGAGGCGATTGCCGCGGGCTTCGAACACGTCAGCCTCGACCTCATCTATGGCACCCCGGGCGAGACCGACGACGATCTGCTGCGCTCGGTCGACGCGGCGGTGGAAAGCGGTGTCGACCACCTGTCCGCCTACGCCCTCGTGGTCGAGGAGGGCACCGCGCTGGCGCGCCGGGTCCGCCAAGGCGAACTGAGCCCTCCCGACGATGACGTGCTGGCGCACCGCTACGAACTGCTGGACGCCCGGCTGTCCGACGCGCAGCTGAGGTGGTACGAGGTGTCCAACTGGTCGCGGCCGGGCGGTGCATGCCGGCATAACCTCGGCTACTGGTCCGGTGGTCAGTGGTGGGGCGCGGGCCCGGGCGCCCACGGGTATGTCGGCAGCACGCGATGGTGGAACATCAAGCACCCCAACGCCTATGCGCAGAAGCTGGCCGAGTTCACGCTGCCGGTGGCCGACTTCGAGCAGCTCGATGTCGACACCCTGCACACCGAAGAGGTGCTGCTGAAAATCCGTCTGCGCGAAGGGCTTTCGCTGTCCTGCTTGGACAGCGCCGAGCGGGAGCGCGCCGAAACCGTCGTCTCCGATGGCTTGTTGGTGCCCGACGGCGACCGACTGGTCCTTACCCTGCGCGGGCGGTTGTTGGCCGACGCGGTGGTGCGGACCATCCTGGGGTAG
- the cysW gene encoding sulfate ABC transporter permease subunit CysW, whose amino-acid sequence MTSSPWVRYLTRFVGLSYILVLLIVPVAVILWRTFEPGFGQFYDWVSTPAAISALNLSLLVVAIVVPLNVVFGIPTALVLARTKFRGKGVLQAVIDLPFAVSPVIVGVALILLWGSAGALGFVERDLGIKVIFGLPGIVLASIFVTLPFVVREVEPVLHEVGTDQEQAAATLGSGWWQTFWRITLPSIRWGLTYGIVLTVARTLGEYGAVIIVSSNLPGKSQTLTLLVSDRYNRGAEYGAYALSTLLMGVAVAVLIVQVILDVRRARANKVA is encoded by the coding sequence GTGACGTCGTCGCCGTGGGTTCGCTACCTCACCCGGTTCGTCGGACTGAGCTACATCCTCGTGTTGCTGATCGTTCCGGTGGCGGTGATCCTCTGGCGGACCTTTGAACCTGGGTTCGGTCAGTTCTACGACTGGGTCAGCACGCCAGCCGCGATCTCCGCGCTGAACCTGTCGCTGCTGGTGGTGGCCATCGTGGTGCCGCTCAACGTCGTCTTCGGCATTCCCACGGCATTGGTTCTGGCGCGCACCAAATTCCGCGGCAAGGGAGTGTTGCAGGCGGTGATCGACCTGCCGTTCGCCGTTTCGCCGGTGATCGTCGGCGTCGCGCTGATCCTGTTGTGGGGATCGGCGGGCGCGCTGGGGTTCGTCGAGCGCGACCTTGGGATCAAGGTCATCTTCGGCCTGCCGGGCATCGTCCTCGCCAGTATCTTCGTGACGCTGCCCTTCGTGGTGCGGGAAGTCGAACCGGTGTTGCACGAGGTGGGCACCGACCAGGAGCAGGCGGCGGCCACCTTGGGTTCCGGTTGGTGGCAGACGTTTTGGCGGATCACGCTGCCGTCCATCCGCTGGGGCCTGACCTACGGCATCGTGCTGACCGTCGCCCGCACGCTCGGCGAATACGGGGCGGTCATCATCGTGTCGTCCAACCTGCCGGGCAAGTCGCAGACCCTGACGCTGCTGGTCTCGGACCGATACAACCGCGGGGCCGAGTACGGCGCCTACGCGCTGTCTACGTTGCTGATGGGAGTCGCCGTGGCGGTTCTGATCGTCCAGGTGATTCTCGATGTTCGCCGTGCACGGGCGAACAAGGTTGCTTGA
- the cysT gene encoding sulfate ABC transporter permease subunit CysT, translating into MTTAITPDPEAIRPELDEPTGDGARRRSARGFVPPGTTSLRVGVATLWLSVIVLLPLAAIAWQAAGGGWHAFWLAVTSNAALESFRVTLTISVGVTLVNLVFGLVIAWILVRDDFIGKRLVDTVIDLPFALPTIVASLVMLALYGNNSPIGLHLQHTAWGVAVALAFVTLPFVVRAVQPVLIEIDRETEEAAASLGASGPKIFTSVILPSLLPSLLSGAGLAFSRAIGEFGSVVLIGGAVPGKTEVSSQWIRTLIENDDRTGAAAISIVLLLISFALLFVLRIVGARAARREERDS; encoded by the coding sequence ATGACGACGGCCATCACGCCTGATCCCGAGGCGATCCGCCCCGAACTCGACGAGCCGACGGGTGACGGTGCACGCCGGCGGTCCGCACGCGGCTTCGTACCGCCGGGCACCACGTCACTGCGAGTCGGTGTGGCGACGCTGTGGCTGTCGGTCATCGTGCTGCTGCCGCTGGCCGCGATCGCGTGGCAGGCCGCCGGTGGCGGCTGGCACGCCTTCTGGCTGGCGGTCACGTCCAACGCGGCGCTGGAATCGTTCCGGGTGACGCTGACCATCAGCGTCGGGGTCACTCTGGTCAACCTCGTGTTCGGCCTGGTGATCGCCTGGATCCTGGTGCGCGACGACTTCATCGGCAAGCGGCTGGTCGACACGGTCATCGACCTGCCCTTCGCGCTGCCGACGATCGTCGCCAGCCTGGTGATGCTGGCCCTCTATGGCAACAACAGCCCGATCGGGCTGCACTTGCAGCACACCGCGTGGGGCGTGGCGGTAGCGCTGGCGTTCGTCACGCTGCCGTTCGTGGTGCGCGCCGTGCAGCCGGTGCTGATCGAGATCGACCGGGAAACCGAGGAGGCGGCCGCGTCATTGGGCGCCAGCGGCCCCAAGATCTTCACCTCCGTCATCCTGCCGTCGCTGTTGCCGTCGCTGTTGTCCGGCGCGGGCCTGGCATTTTCGCGGGCCATCGGCGAATTCGGTTCGGTGGTGCTGATCGGCGGGGCGGTGCCGGGCAAGACCGAGGTCTCGTCGCAGTGGATCCGGACTCTGATCGAGAATGACGACCGCACCGGTGCCGCCGCGATATCGATTGTGTTGCTGCTGATTTCGTTCGCCCTGCTATTCGTCCTGCGCATCGTTGGTGCGCGCGCCGCCCGACGCGAGGAGCGGGACTCGTGA
- a CDS encoding nitrite/sulfite reductase: MTTARPAKTRNEGQWALGNREPLNPNEAFKQAGPPLEVRERIESIYAKEGFDSIEKDDLRGRMRWWGLYTQREQGFDGSWTGDENLDKLEARYFMMRVRCDGGALSAAALRTLGEISIEYARDTADISDRENVQYHWIEVEKVPEIWRRLDAVGLQTAEACGDCPRVILGSPLAGESLDEVLDPTWAIDEIVKRYVGKPDFADLPRKFKTAISGLQDVVHEVNDIAFIGVNHPEHGPGLDLWVGGGLSTNPMLGQRVGAWVPLEEVPEVWAAVTSVFRDYGYRRLRAKARLKFLIKDWGIEKFREVLEREYLKRPLIDGPAPEPVKHPIDHVGVQRLKNGLNAVGVAPIAGRVSGTILAAVADLAERAGSDRIRFTPYQKLVILDIPDDKLDDFVAGLEALGLQSRPSHWRRNLMACTGIEFCKLSFAETRVRAQSLVPELERRLEDINSRLDVPITVNINGCPNSCARIQVADIGFKGQMVDDGDGNSVEGFQVHLGGSLGLDSGFGRKLRQHKVTSDELGDYIDRVVRNFAKHRTAGERFAQWAIRADEGDLR; the protein is encoded by the coding sequence ATGACCACAGCCCGTCCCGCGAAGACCCGCAACGAGGGTCAGTGGGCGCTGGGAAATCGTGAGCCGCTGAACCCCAATGAGGCGTTCAAACAGGCCGGCCCCCCGCTCGAAGTGCGGGAACGAATCGAAAGCATCTACGCCAAAGAGGGCTTCGACAGCATCGAAAAAGACGACCTACGGGGCCGGATGCGATGGTGGGGCCTGTATACCCAGCGTGAGCAGGGCTTCGACGGCAGCTGGACCGGCGACGAGAACTTGGACAAACTCGAGGCCCGGTACTTCATGATGCGCGTGCGCTGCGACGGCGGCGCCCTGTCGGCAGCCGCCCTGCGCACGCTCGGCGAGATCTCGATCGAGTACGCCCGCGACACCGCCGACATCTCCGACCGCGAGAACGTGCAGTACCACTGGATCGAGGTCGAGAAGGTTCCCGAGATCTGGCGGCGCTTGGACGCAGTCGGCCTGCAGACCGCGGAGGCTTGCGGCGACTGCCCGCGGGTGATCTTGGGCTCCCCACTGGCAGGCGAATCGCTGGACGAGGTCTTGGATCCGACGTGGGCGATCGACGAGATCGTCAAGCGCTATGTCGGCAAACCCGACTTCGCCGACCTGCCGCGCAAGTTCAAGACCGCGATATCGGGACTGCAGGACGTCGTCCACGAGGTCAACGACATCGCGTTCATCGGCGTCAACCACCCCGAGCACGGGCCCGGCCTCGACCTTTGGGTCGGTGGCGGCCTGTCGACCAACCCGATGCTGGGCCAACGGGTCGGCGCCTGGGTGCCACTCGAGGAGGTCCCCGAGGTCTGGGCCGCGGTCACCTCGGTGTTCCGCGACTACGGCTACCGCCGGCTGCGGGCCAAGGCGCGGCTGAAGTTCCTGATCAAGGACTGGGGCATCGAAAAATTCCGTGAAGTTCTCGAACGGGAGTACCTCAAGCGTCCGCTGATCGACGGCCCGGCGCCCGAGCCTGTCAAGCACCCGATCGACCACGTCGGCGTGCAGCGGCTCAAGAACGGGCTCAACGCCGTCGGCGTCGCGCCGATCGCGGGCCGGGTGTCCGGCACCATCCTGGCCGCAGTGGCCGACCTGGCCGAGCGGGCCGGGTCCGACCGCATCCGGTTCACCCCCTACCAGAAGCTGGTCATCCTCGACATTCCCGACGACAAGCTGGACGACTTCGTCGCCGGGCTCGAGGCGCTGGGGCTGCAATCGCGGCCGTCGCACTGGCGCCGAAACCTGATGGCGTGCACGGGTATTGAGTTCTGCAAGTTGTCGTTCGCCGAGACCCGGGTCAGGGCGCAGTCGTTGGTGCCGGAATTGGAGCGCCGACTCGAGGACATCAACTCCCGGCTGGACGTACCGATCACGGTCAACATCAACGGCTGCCCGAATTCGTGTGCGCGAATTCAGGTGGCCGACATCGGTTTCAAGGGCCAGATGGTCGACGACGGCGACGGCAACTCGGTCGAGGGCTTCCAGGTGCACTTAGGCGGCAGCCTCGGTCTCGACAGCGGCTTCGGCCGAAAACTGCGCCAGCACAAGGTCACCAGCGACGAGTTGGGCGACTACATCGATCGGGTGGTCCGCAACTTCGCCAAACACCGCACCGCCGGTGAACGGTTCGCTCAGTGGGCGATTCGCGCCGACGAAGGGGACCTCCGATGA
- a CDS encoding phosphoadenylyl-sulfate reductase has translation MSEATKPDEDQLREIAARGAVELEGASADELLRWTDRNFGGVNGPRGWATCQYVVASNMQDAVLVDLASKVRPGVPVLFLDTGYHFVETIGTRDAVESVYDVRVLNLTAEQTVAEQDELLGKDLFARDPGECCRRRKVLPLGKTLRGYSAWVTGIRRVEAPTRANAPLVSFDEAFKLVKINPLAAWTDEEMQNYIDEHDVLVNPLVYEGYPSIGCAPCTAKPVEGADPRSGRWQGLSKTECGLHAS, from the coding sequence ATGAGTGAGGCGACCAAGCCGGACGAGGACCAACTGCGCGAGATCGCCGCGCGCGGTGCCGTCGAGCTCGAGGGTGCCAGTGCCGACGAGCTGTTGCGCTGGACCGACCGGAACTTCGGCGGCGTCAACGGACCGCGCGGGTGGGCGACCTGCCAGTACGTCGTGGCCTCCAACATGCAGGACGCCGTGCTGGTGGATTTGGCGTCGAAGGTGCGCCCGGGCGTGCCGGTGCTGTTCTTGGACACCGGTTATCACTTCGTCGAAACCATCGGCACCCGTGATGCCGTCGAATCCGTCTACGACGTGCGGGTGCTCAACCTGACCGCCGAGCAGACCGTGGCCGAGCAGGACGAGCTGCTCGGCAAGGACCTGTTCGCGCGGGACCCCGGCGAATGCTGCCGGCGACGCAAGGTGCTACCGCTGGGCAAGACGCTGCGTGGTTACTCCGCCTGGGTGACCGGGATACGCCGGGTCGAGGCGCCGACCCGGGCCAACGCGCCGCTGGTCAGCTTCGACGAGGCGTTCAAACTGGTGAAGATCAACCCGTTGGCGGCCTGGACCGACGAGGAAATGCAGAACTACATCGACGAGCACGATGTGTTGGTCAATCCCCTTGTCTACGAAGGCTATCCATCAATCGGATGCGCCCCGTGCACGGCCAAGCCCGTCGAGGGAGCCGACCCGCGCAGCGGGCGCTGGCAGGGGCTGTCCAAGACCGAATGCGGGCTGCACGCGTCGTGA
- a CDS encoding Ms4527A family Cys-rich leader peptide: MARRHIDLKRVCSCSCLP, from the coding sequence GTGGCGCGACGGCACATCGATCTCAAGCGTGTCTGCAGCTGTAGCTGTCTGCCTTGA
- a CDS encoding sodium-dependent bicarbonate transport family permease, producing the protein MLQEFWHNFTHNLFKPLLLFFYFGFLIPIFRVRFEFPYVIYQGLTMYLLLAIGWHGGEELAKVRPDEIDNIAGFVVLGFVLNFLIGGLAYLLLSFMSSMRRIDKATVGGYYGSDSAGTFATCVAFLAGVNIAFNAYMPVMLAVMEIPGCLVALYLVARLRHRGLNEAGYMPDEPGYVPPVKVGVGPGTAARPSQGQSLDDQEARGVEQELELSMEKLEHPNWEPDHTPARGKPKRMSIFSRELLQEVFLNPGLVLLIGGIVIGLISGLQGQKVVADDDKFFVMAFQGVLCLFLLEMGMTASRKLKDLRAAGPGFIVFGLLAPNLFAPLGIIVAHLYATLTQTDFKPGTYVLFAVLCGAASYIAVPAVQRLAIPEASPTLPLAASLGLTFSYNVTIGIPLYIEINRLIGHWFT; encoded by the coding sequence ATGCTGCAGGAGTTCTGGCACAACTTCACGCACAACCTGTTCAAGCCGTTGTTGCTGTTCTTCTACTTCGGATTCCTTATTCCGATCTTCCGGGTGCGGTTTGAGTTTCCCTATGTGATCTATCAGGGCCTGACCATGTACCTGCTGCTGGCTATCGGCTGGCACGGCGGCGAGGAACTCGCCAAGGTCAGACCCGACGAGATAGACAATATTGCCGGCTTCGTGGTCCTGGGCTTCGTGCTGAATTTCTTGATCGGCGGGTTGGCCTATCTGCTGTTGTCGTTTATGAGTTCGATGCGGCGAATCGACAAGGCAACTGTCGGCGGCTATTACGGGTCGGACTCGGCGGGAACCTTCGCCACCTGCGTTGCGTTTCTGGCGGGCGTGAACATCGCCTTCAACGCCTACATGCCGGTGATGCTCGCGGTAATGGAGATTCCAGGCTGCCTGGTGGCGCTGTACCTGGTGGCCCGACTGCGGCACCGGGGTCTGAACGAGGCGGGGTACATGCCCGACGAGCCCGGATACGTCCCGCCGGTCAAGGTCGGGGTCGGTCCCGGCACCGCCGCCCGGCCCTCACAGGGACAGAGCCTCGACGATCAGGAAGCACGCGGCGTCGAGCAGGAGCTAGAACTCTCGATGGAGAAGCTCGAGCATCCGAACTGGGAGCCCGACCACACGCCGGCTCGGGGTAAGCCCAAGCGGATGAGCATTTTCTCCCGCGAGCTTCTCCAAGAGGTGTTCCTCAACCCGGGGCTGGTCCTGCTGATCGGTGGCATCGTCATCGGCCTCATCAGCGGGCTACAGGGACAAAAGGTCGTTGCGGATGACGACAAGTTCTTCGTCATGGCGTTCCAGGGCGTGCTGTGCCTGTTCCTTCTGGAAATGGGTATGACGGCATCGCGAAAGCTGAAAGACCTGCGAGCAGCGGGCCCAGGTTTCATCGTCTTCGGCCTGCTGGCACCGAATCTCTTTGCGCCGCTAGGGATCATCGTCGCTCACCTCTACGCCACCCTCACGCAGACCGATTTCAAGCCCGGAACCTACGTGCTGTTCGCGGTGCTCTGTGGCGCGGCGTCCTACATCGCGGTACCGGCGGTCCAGCGGCTGGCGATCCCCGAAGCCAGCCCCACCCTGCCACTGGCCGCATCACTCGGTTTGACGTTCTCTTACAACGTGACCATCGGAATCCCGCTCTACATCGAGATCAACCGCCTGATCGGACACTGGTTCACCTAG